A DNA window from Hevea brasiliensis isolate MT/VB/25A 57/8 chromosome 2, ASM3005281v1, whole genome shotgun sequence contains the following coding sequences:
- the LOC110659645 gene encoding signal recognition particle 9 kDa protein: MVYITSWDEFVERSAQLFRADPDSTRYVMKYRHCDGKLVLKVTDNKECLKFKTDQAQDAKKMEKLNNIFFTLMSRGPDADVSEVAGKEQTEAQPGKKGRGRKQ, translated from the exons ATGGTTTACATAACTTCGTGGGACGAGTTCGTTGAGCGATCGGCACAGTTGTTCCGCGCGGACCCTGATTCT ACGCGGTATGTCATGAAGTACCGACATTGCGACGGCAAGCTGGTTCTCAAGGTCACTGACAACAAAGAG TGTCTGAAGTTCAAGACGGACCAGGCACAGGATGCTAAGAAGATGGAGAAGCTGAATAACATTTTCTTCACTTTGATGTCTCGGGGCCCTGATG CGGATGTGTCGGAAGTTGCAGGGAAAGAACAGACAGAAGCACAACCAGGGAAgaaaggaaggggaaggaaacaataG
- the LOC110659646 gene encoding PRA1 family protein F2 gives MSAPSPAPFGSLPSTTTPPTFISRATNNATTTFFAKRRPWLQLIQFSSFTRPYSFGEAIARIKFNLFYFRVNYTMIILFILFLSLLWHPLSMIVFLIVFVAWFFLYFFRDEPLVILHRTIDDRVVLGVLAVVTIVALVLTRVWLNVLVSILIGLAVVVLHAAIRGTDDLYLDEQDVGDGRLFSVVGSPTNTGYSRI, from the coding sequence ATGTCTGCACCTTCTCCGGCCCCCTTCGGCTCCCTACCCTCAACCACCACTCCTCCCACCTTCATCTCACGCGCCACCAACAACGCCACTACCACTTTCTTCGCCAAGCGCCGCCCATGGCTCCAGCTCATCCAATTCTCCTCCTTCACGCGTCCTTACTCCTTCGGCGAAGCAATCGCACGCATTAAGTTCAACCTTTTCTACTTTCGCGTCAATTATACGATGATCATCCTCTTTATTCTCTTTCTCAGCCTTCTGTGGCATCCATTGTCCATGATTGTCTTCTTAATCGTCTTCGTCGCCTGGTTTTTCCTCTACTTTTTCCGCGACGAGCCCCTTGTTATTCTCCACCGCACGATTGATGATCGTGTGGTGCTAGGCGTGCTCGCGGTTGTCACTATTGTGGCCTTGGTTTTGACGCGCGTGTGGTTGAACGTTTTGGTTTCCATATTGATTGGGCTTGCAGTTGTTGTCTTACACGCTGCAATTAGAGGAACGGACGATTTGTATTTGGATGAGCAAGATGTGGGAGATGGAAGGTTGTTTTCGGTCGTGGGGAGCCCCACGAACACTGGGTACTCTCGCATTTAA
- the LOC110659561 gene encoding uncharacterized protein LOC110659561, with protein MAFYLDDEEHCPFLEAALSGDLVLLKRFAKYLDKGDGFFAKRIEIVKDRDGRTALHCAAEKGNTDVCKYLLGEVKINVDLRDRKGKTPLHCASLHGRYHAAVSLLENGANPNATTSQKFTPLHYAAQRGSGGVLQLLISNGAEIDAQADSGTPLQEAASRGLKEAVKILLDNNANPNMTFRYLFSPLVKSIEAGSFECVKQLLKAGADPNMRTVGPSPLEYAASLGDAKSIKYLLDWGAFTNVASNLGLKPVEVAARNGHHEAVKILFPFTSPIPSVADWSYAGIMKHFRSIEVEAQLEQRKNEQFLLLKSKAKDAFKREDYNDAIYWYSEAESLKPEDAAVKSNRSLCWACLNEGYLALADGQKCVLLEPKWPKSHYREGMGWKLVEDFEKAAYSFYIGWRLNPKDKDFLEAYRDASGKQIQQTADAALELYFEGCNSREASAFK; from the exons ATGGCGTTCTATTTAG ATGATGAGGAACATTGTCCTTTTCTTGAAGCGGCTTTGTCTGGAGATCTCGTGCTACTTAAGC GTTTCGCAAAATATCTTGATAAGGGTGACGGTTTCTTTGCGAAAAGAATAGAGATCGTCAAGGATCGTGATGGTCGAACTGCTTTACATTGCGCTGCTGAGAAAGGAAATACTGATGTGTGCAAGTATCTTCTTGGCGAAGTGAAAATCAACGTTGATTTGAGAGATCGAAAAG GAAAAACTCCTTTACATTGTGCGAGTCTACATGGTCGCTATCACGCTGCTGTTAGTCTTCTTGAGAACGGTGCAAATCCCAATGCAACAACTAGCCAAAAATTTACTCCTTTACATTATGCTGCACAGAGAG GATCTGGGGGAGTTTTACAACTTTTGATTTCAAACGGTGCTGAAATTGATGCACAAGCAGATTCTGGCACACCGTTACAGGAGGCAGCGAGCAGAGGCTTGAAAGAGGCTGTTAAGATTTTGTTGGATAACAATGCTAAT CCAAATATGACTTTCCGATATTTGTTTTCTCCACTGGTGAAATCCATCGAGGCTGGTTCCTTTGAATGTGTTAAGCAACTTCTTAAG GCTGGAGCTGATCCAAACATGAGAACAGTCGGACCGTCACCTTTAGAATATGCAGCTTCTCTAGGAGATGCAAAAAGTATTAAATACTTGTTGGATTGGGGGGCATTCACAAATGTGGCTAGTAAT TTGGGTTTAAAACCAGTTGAAGTTGCTGCAAGAAACGGTCACCATGAGGCTGTTAAGATTCTTTTTCCATTTACCTCTCCTATTCCATCAGTTGCAGACTGGAGCTACGCTGGCATAATGAAGCACTTTCGCTCCATAGAAGTTGAAGCACAG TTGGAGCAAAGGAAAAATGAACAATTTTTACTGTTAAAATCTAAGGCAAAAGATGCATTTAAGAGAGAGGACTATAATGATGCGATCTATTGGTATAGTGAG GCCGAATCGTTAAAACCCGAGGATGCAGCAGTCAAGTCAAACCGGAGCTTGTGTTGGGCTTGCTTGAATGAAGGATATCTTGCTCTAGCTGATGGACAGAAATGCGTCTTGCTAGAACCTAAATGGCCGAAGTCCCACTATAGGGAAGGCATGGGGTGGAAGTTAGTGGAA GATTTTGAGAAGGCAGCGTACTCATTTTATATTGGATGGAGGTTAAACCCAAAAGATAAGGACTTTCTGGAAGCTTACCG GGATGCTAGCGGAAAGCAAATTCAACAAACTGCTGATGCTGCTTTGGAGCTTTACTTCGAAGGTTGTAATTCGCGGGAAGCGTCAGCGTTCAAATAG
- the LOC110659647 gene encoding E3 ubiquitin protein ligase DRIP2, with the protein MANQVVKVKRETIAACMTCPLCNKLLRDATTISECLHTFCRKCICQKISDEGVDYCPICKIDLGRVPSEKLRPDHNLQDVRAKIFPFKRRKVEASEVTPTAILPVRRKERSLSSLVVSTPKVSTQTTTTGRRTKPVPRKATALRGSSFPIEKRIKKEEDAMEGCLENSSSPETINKFNQNLRQNSSSAEANQPAPNNETDNGAESWDGKSDLWQPLNCLVEVANRTKSFKPNSQVSDTKFESTHYPDNETHVCKTKFKENKDKTKVDDEKNNTDTVRSESTGPKRLRRIRRKKASNFGYLGISSQAVLDATTAKHERRAGPVWFSLVASEDQEGDAPLPQIPANYLRIKDGNLPVSLIQKYLMKKFDLVSEAEVEIKCMGQPVVPTLLLYNLVDLWIQTASTSERVSASIGSSAKDFVMVLAYARKVPDPE; encoded by the exons atGGCGAATCAGGTGGTGAAAGTGAAGAGAGAGACGATTGCAGCATGCATGACATGTCCTCTCTGCAATAAGTTACTGAGAGATGCTACCACCATATCTGAATGTCTTCATACGT TCTGCAGAAAGTGCATATGTCAGAAGATATCAGACGAGGGAGTAGATTACTGTCCCATATGCAAGATTGATCTTGGGCGTGTTCCATCGGAAAAACTAAG GCCAGACCACAATTTGCAAGATGTAAGGGCCAAGATTTTCCCATTCAAAAGAAGAAAGGTGGAGGCATCTGAAGTCACACCCACAGCTATATTACCAGTTAGAAGGAAGGAAAGATCACTTTCATCATTGGTGGTCAGCACTCCCAAAGTATCAACACAGACTACTACTACAGGAAGAAGAACAAAACCTGTTCCAAGAAAGGCTACTGCTTTACGAGGTTCCAGTTTTCCTATTGAGAAACGCATTAAAAAAGAGGAAGATGCCATGGAAGGCTGTCTAGAGAACTCAAGTTCTCCTGAAACCATAAATAAGTTCAATCAGAATCTAAGGCAG AATTCTTCCTCTGCCGAGGCCAACCAACCTGCTCCCAATAATGAAACAGATAATGGTGCTGAATCATGGGATGGGAAATCAGATCTCTGGCAACCATTGAATTGTTTGGTGGAAGTTGCAAATAGGACCAAGTCTTTCAAACCTAATTCACAAGTTTCTGATACTAAATTCGAATCTACTCATTATCCTGACAATGAAACTCATGTGTGTAAAACCAaatttaaggaaaacaaagacaaaaCAAAAGTAGATGATGAAAAGAATAACACTGATACTGTGCGTTCAGAGTCAACAGGACCCAAAAGATTGCGCAGGATTCGCCGAAAAAAAGCTTCTAATTTTGGATATCTGGGAATATCATCCCAAGCTGTGCTGGATGCTACCACTGCAAAGCATGAGAGAAGAGCTGGTCCAGTTTGGTTTTCACTAGTAGCTTCTGAGGACCA GGAGGGAGATGCACCCTTGCCACAAATTCCAGCAAATTACTTGAGGATAAA GGATGGAAATTTACCTGTTTCTCTTATCCAGAAGTACCTGATGAAGAAATTTGACCTTGTTAGTGAAGCTGAG GTTGAGATCAAATGTATGGGACAACCAGTTGTCCCCACATTACTGCTGTACAATTTAGTTGATCTCTGGATACAGACAGCATCAACGTCAGAACGAGTATCAGCATCCATCGGTTCCTCTGCAAAGGATTTTGTGATGGTGCTAGCCTATGCTCGCAAGGTCCCAGACCCAGAATAA